GGGTCTTCAAGTGAGGCCCAGCTATAGCTGCCATGTGTATATGTCTGTCTCGGTTCTTTTATCTTGCTTGGGAAGAAGTCAAGTTGTATGAACCTGTAGGTGTCGTCCGGTGAGTCGGCTACTGCGGCCGAGACCTTGTAACCCGACCGAATTATCCCCCATTCAACAAATCCTATCCACCATATTTCTCTATACATGCTCACATAGTTGTGGCTCCGCTGCAGTTTGCTGGGAGGAGATGTACAAACACAACACCTTCTACGTAACTGTCGTGATCAATGTTCAAAAAAGCGCTAGGCGGTATCTAGGCGGTGACCCACCGCCTAGGGATTAAGCGGGATTAGGCGTTTCAAGGCGTTTTTCTAGGCGGTACAATATAATACGTATACTTCACCATATActctaaaaagaaaagaaaaaataaggaACTAGTGGGCTTTGAATGGAAAAGAAAGATCCAAAACAGCCCAAATAGCCCGCCAGCCCACCTCCCCCACCTTATCTTCCACCCTTGACCCGTCGTCTCCCCATCACCTGGTTCGACGCGATGACACCtccccgtcgtcctcgccgcttGGCCTTGCCTCCTCTGCCCCACCgcccctgcctccgccgccgccgaggttcgtcccctgcctcctcctcctcctcctcctcctccgcgcaccTGCCTCAACCTCCTCTGCCGCAGCCGCGCCagtcccctgcctcctcctccgccgccgcgcccgtcccCTACCTCCTCCACCACTGCGCGACatccctgcctcctccgccgctgcaggcctcctcctccgcgcaccTTCCCccaacctcctcctccggcgccacCCATCCtgacctccgccgccaccatgggGTGCCTAGGGGACCACCTACCCCCCTAGGCCAGGCGGGACCCCTCCGCCCAGCACATAAGCGCGCTTAGGCGGCCGCGGAATGCCGCCTTTTTGAACATTGGTCGTGATCATGATAGTCTTGGGCATTACCTTCGGCCATGTGCCCTAACCCTCCTCGATGTTTCAACGCCAACGTACGCGTCTCTTCGCCTATCTAGCTCAAAATAGGTAAACATCATCGCCACTTGCCCACATATGTGGGTAGTTTTTAGAGCACCCACAGGATCGAGCGCCCGAGCCTGAATGTGCCTCCATAGccatgcgctttcttgaatttGGGCCCCTCAATTTCAGTAACTTCATTTCTTGGCCGGTAGTGAATTAGTATCCAACAATTTTGCTCCGTGTTATAATCAGTTTTGGGCAAGTTTTACTTTAGACATGTTCCTGATTCAAAGGTAGATGTCATTTCGAGGCTAGATTCTTCTTTAGGCTGTGCTTCACCCTGTGGGTATTTGGAGTCGCATCTCTGATGGCGAGTGGCGGCATCATCGTCTCCACCACCTTTTGCCGCACCCTCGCTCGGGTCCTAACCCACCGGTTGTCTTGCCACCGCCACTAGCTGACATTACCCCTACAATCATGCTGCACTCTACCACCCAGCCTACAACTGCCGCCGGGCTTCCCTTTGCCCCCCTCGCTCTCTTTCCATGTTTGATGATCTTGATTTCCACTGGCAGACCCTCCTGCCCTAATCCTTAACCCAGCCTACAACTATCATGAGGTGGAAGATGAACAACATCAGTGGAGGGGTCACACCAGAGCGCTGGCTACAGCCCTTCTTCCCCATGTTCTACAACATCTGTGGAGGGGTCACAACCTTCTATGATGCGCTGGCTCCTAGTCGCACGTACAACTAGGAGTATTCCTGCAGCGCTTCTACCCCATGTTCATCCTTATCCCGCTGGCTTTGGGAGGCGGCATAGCAAAGTTAGGCAATACAGGTTTCTTGAGTATGCCATTTTAATTGGGTTTTCATCTCCCAGCGCTAGGTCCTGCCAACACATCGGGGAAAAAGCCTGGGTTATTACTTCATCAATCTCAAGATATGCAGATCCTAGCTATCTCTCCCGCTCAAAGAGTCAAAGTAAGGGTTGGATGTACGTGCACTTATAAAAGTGAGTGTGTATGCTTATATGTGAGCGTGTATCTGTGTATATATAAACACATTTCAATTTAGCACAAAACTCATGGCTGGAAACACAAGGACGAGCAACAAAACAAAATACTTGCTCCGCATTGATGGCCGAGGTATGAGGTTGGTTACAGCAGCGAACACTTCAATGCTGTACAAATGTAGGAAGATGAGTATCATGGCCGCTAGAGTCATACGCCTGTCACCGCTCCACTAGAGGTAGTTTCCAATTCCAGATGTAAATCAAGAAAATGTTTCATAATCTCAAAAAGATATAAGTATTATTATAGTCTTACCTCTTGAGTTTAATAAAGGCAAAGGTCGACCTATACATGCGTAATATGGATTTGTGTCCTCCAATCCTCAAGAGGCTGGAAGACACAAGGTCTCATAACAATATTGTTCCACTCATCAAAATGGAATTTAATTTGTACCTTTCTATGTTATCATACAACTCGGTGAAGAGTCAACACAAGTGTCATTGTTGATGCTCAATTGGAGTCACAAGTGTCATAACTTTATTGGAGCCTTGTAACAATCAGTAATTAAACATAGACATATACGATTAAAGAAAAGATAAACACCCTCATTAATAGAACTTCACCATATCGATGTATGTAGATGACCAATATTTCACTTCATGTAAACTGAAATCATGATCATGATCACCATGCAGGTGGCGGCACCCAATAGTAAGCCACATGAGGCATCAACCATGTATAAGAATCTGCGAATACGGATAggttctcctttgtaatgaaaTTGGCGACCAACTACATAGCCTAACCCTGCAGCACCTCCCGTGGAATATAGTGCACAAAAAACCTGAACAATGCATTAACTCAACTTAAGAATACTAGAATCTTGTCTATCTTTTGATTATTTTTAATTCAAATATTGACAATTAAAGAAAATTAAACCTTAACCTCGTTAATACATCCCATTAGTGTGATCATATCTTCTGATGATTTTATTGAGTCTATTAACGAACATTAAAGTCGTTGAATGCTTACAACATCAGTGAAGATGAGGAACCTCACAAAATTGACGCCTCCAATCCCTCTTCCTTGCACAGCAACAATCGCCGCCAGTGGAATTAACAGCAGTGTATAGGCACATCCAATGGTAGCAACAGAAAAGACATACCTAGATTTTGACAAACATAATTAAAGTAACTTGGTAGAGTAGACAGTTCAAATGACCATGATAGGGAGAAAAGATTTTATAACCTCCAATATTGGGCAATCTAAACCCCCTAAACAGATTGAGCATGAGATTCACTACTTTGTAATTGGGGATATTGTTGGGGAGGAAGGGAGGAACACAACGGTTAAGTTTGGGGTACACAGATCAATGCAGATTTTGGTAATGTAATAGTAGACTTCCTCACCTGTATGTGTAATTATCCTTGAAGGTGAAGTCATATGATGGTTGAAGTAATACATCATCAAAGTATACAGCGTCATGGTGAATTCATGCTGCTGCCAAGATGGCAAGGGAAGCTGCGAGAAGGCCGAGCATGATGAACTGAAGGACTAGTGTTGCCACACCGAGAGTTCGAGCTGGGAGGGTCATTCCTGCCTTTGATCTGAGATACTATGTACTTGAAATGCAATTTTGCTTTGTTTCCATAAGTATTTATATATACAAGTGCTCAGCATGCATGCCAGTTTGATTGATTGGAAATAACGAAAAGTTAGGTTCTCGGAAAGTACATCTACGAGGACCATAGATTTGGATGGAGTTGTTCCTTGTTTAGGTCGTCATGCAGCAAAGCTCAGAGGTGCGTCATAGTAACAGTAATATATTAACTTTTAATGCCTAGTGACCTTTTGGCAAGAAGGTCAAGGTACACAGCTCATGTTCGGTTCattcataaaaaaaatgttaCAAACAATGCCTCAAATTGTAAATGAAAGGGTGGATAGGGCACTATTTTGGATGTATGTTCGTTCTTGTAGATGTAAACGAATAGCTAGTAAACGCTAATGCAGAAATGAATGAAGAAATTGCACCGCAGCTCTTCAAACTTTTGTGAGTTCTACTCATTAAATTAGCTGCTTCATTTTGGTCCCAAGAACTTGAGTTTGTTTTCACCACACTTGGCTACTTAAGTATAGTACACATACATTCGATGATTAATACTTGTGTGTTGCTGTTTATGACCGTCAAACCACCTTTATGTACTTGCAACAAGTAACACCATAATCCATCCTAGTAGGTCAAATATTTTTATCTTTGACCAAAAATATCTTTAACAATAATTTGTTTCCAATAAAAATATCTTTAACGATATGATAGCTGGTGTCACAATTAATATATTAACATCACTTTTACGTTGCCAATGTTTTTTGATTCAATACTGCACAACACTACACATCACTGCTGCTTTGTAAACCTCATCACCGTCAGTTTCGATCGTCCTTGTTGGATTTAAGTCTATGGTGATGGGTCGGGCTATCACCGCCAGGTTTAGAACCGGTGGCGatgctcattttaaaaaaaaataaataaaaaaacagccGCCGCGTGCCGCCCACTGAGCTGCTCCGTGACGCCCCGGCTCTGTGCCTCGCTCCATGTTGTCCATAGTGATATGGTTAAAAATGTTTGATTTGATGATGACACACCTAAAGTTGTTACATTTTGAGAGGGAGAGAGTACTTTATGCATCATTGTTAGGTTTCTGACACAAATCCAAAAAAGAACCAGCAATGGTAATCAGTTAAACCTTTTGTTTATAAACACTACCAATCTAGTATCAGCATGTGCACCACCAACACACTTCAAATGATTGATTAacttacactactagaaaacatgcCAAAGGTCCACCCAAAAATACTGGaatgaagatgaaccggtacctatgctagtTTTGGGATCGATGGAACCTATGGATGAGCTTTAGGTACCggttaggtaccgggtggtaacttttcCATTAGTACCGGAtagtaccaccaaccggtgcctatggatgagcctaaggtaccggttggtaacaccaaccggtggGTCCTTCATAGGctatttcaaaagaaaaatatatctcTTTCTATCACATGTGTTGTGTAGATGAGATGGTAAGAGAGGTACGTGCGAGGCAAGAGATCGCTGGTTTGAATCCTAGCTACACCGTGTTAATATTTTTGTTTGACGAgagcttaggcaccggttgtttTACCCGATGCCTAAGGCCCAGACTTTTGGTCTCGGCTACGGTGTACCGGTTTGAAAAATCGGTACCCAAGGGCCTCAACAACCGGTACAATAAGCCTATTTTCCAGTAGTGTTATTAATTCCACAGAAGATACCATTCTCTCTTCTGCACACCACGCACATCGATCTTCACATTGTCACAGACGacacacaacaacaacaacacacacacacaccaacaacaacacacacacacaccaactTTTTCCAGACAAACAGTTAATAAACAATAGCCTGATCTGATTTACCAATCACAGTGCTGTCTGCGGCCTAGCTTGTAGGCGATCTAGCCAGCTAgtgttcatcatcatcttcGGTCTTGCTGCTGTCATAGGTGTGCAGGACGTTGCCGGCGACGTCGTAGAAGACGAGGTGCGCCTCCGTCTTGCTCAGCTGCATCGACATGAACCCCTGCCCGTCGTAGATGAACTCGATCTTGTCCGAGGTGGTCTTGAACTTGCCTGCCCATGCCTTGGACCCACCGCCGCTCGTCATAAATTGCACAGGGCTgcagttttcatttttttcccaGAAATTAAACAACAGTGAAAAAATACTATTTTTTGTCTCAAGAACAGAATAATGCAAAAACTTCAGTGTATGTGACGATGGTATTGGTATAGAGAGAGGTCACCTGTTCCTGCTGCTGATGTGCTGCAGGCAGTGGTCATGGCCGTTCACGTACATGTCAGCACCACGCGCCTGCATTGCATTACCATGGCGTACGCAACAAAAAAGTTTCAGAGTTCATCTTGCTGGATCAGGAGCTATAGTCCTAGCACTAGATCGACAGGCAAAACTAAGAGAGATGACGAAGTCTTGGCCAAAATATATGCCTCGAGGATGGGCCGGAGCAGCTGCTGGAGCTCGGTGGTGTTCCCATGCTCGCAGCCGCTGCTGATGGGGTGGTGGCCGACGACGATCTTCCAGGGCGCCTCGGATTGCGTCAGCGCGTCGTCCAGATCCTTTGAAAATTTAACAGAAAAGTTGGTTGCACATGAGATCAAAGATTCAGATATCGTATCGGATAACATGCAGAAAGCAGCATCTACCTTGAGGAGGGTTTCGATGTAGGTGTCGCGAGGAGCTACGTTTCTCCAATCGTACTTGCTGCTGTTCCAGTACTTGAGGTAGAACGGCGACGTGTCGACGAGGAAGAAGTCCGCGATTTCTTTTCGACGAAGAACAAATATATACCGGAACGTAGAAAAATGTCAAAGAATGTTCCATGATTTTGTGTAAAACATCAAAGCTGCAAACTTTTGATGATAAGACAGTTATCGTTGCAAAATTTAAGTGTACACTTCTAGGTGTCCTAATCTTAATTAAGTTCGGGATGTGTACACTTAGGCACCGATGAGCTGCATCGTCTGCATGCTCACCTGAGTTGACGATGAAGGACTTGGCAATGGCGAGGTACCGGCTGTCCACTTCGCGGATGGCAGGGTCCTGCTGCGCCAGCGCGTTGCCGGTGTAGTCATGATTGCCAAGGACTGACAAATAAAGCATGTCACAGAACAGGATCAGCACTCTTGCTTTTTTATTAACTAAGAAGATACCGAGCGACGTCATCGATCAAGTCTTGCAATCATCTGACCTCTGAGGGCATGCACAATAGTAATGTGTGTGATCGAGTAACATGTAATGCAGAGTGCATTACCAATGTACCAAGGCTTCTGGAGGCTCTGGGCGGTGTAGATGTTGGTGAAGCACTCCTTGAAGAGTGGGTCGCTGGTGTTGGCGATGCCGTCGTCGTAGATGTTGTCGCCGGTGGAGATGACGAAGTCGATGTCCAGTTTCTCCCCCACCACTCCCATCTGCAGGCACATGCATGTACACACACAGAGGAGCAGATCGCTTTGAAATCAAGAATGCATTATCAGCTGCCGTCgttaattattattagttgAAGTTGATGTTTGTGAAGCAAATTCACTTGAATTTGCATGCTTTTCACATCTAAATCA
The genomic region above belongs to Panicum virgatum strain AP13 chromosome 8N, P.virgatum_v5, whole genome shotgun sequence and contains:
- the LOC120686422 gene encoding purple acid phosphatase 4-like isoform X2 — encoded protein: MARVVGILLAVVVAAAASLLAPVAAELTRVEHPPKTEGSLNILAVGDWGRRGQYNQTLVAEQMGVVGEKLDIDFVISTGDNIYDDGIANTSDPLFKECFTNIYTAQSLQKPWYIVLGNHDYTGNALAQQDPAIREVDSRYLAIAKSFIVNSEIADFFLVDTSPFYLKYWNSSKYDWRNVAPRDTYIETLLKDLDDALTQSEAPWKIVVGHHPISSGCEHGNTTELQQLLRPILEARGADMYVNGHDHCLQHISSRNSPVQFMTSGGGSKAWAGKFKTTSDKIEFIYDGQGFMSMQLSKTEAHLVFYDVAGNVLHTYDSSKTEDDDEH
- the LOC120686422 gene encoding purple acid phosphatase 4-like isoform X1 → MARVVGILLAVVVAAAASLLAPVAAELTRVEHPPKTEGSLNILAVGDWGRRGQYNQTLVAEQMGVVGEKLDIDFVISTGDNIYDDGIANTSDPLFKECFTNIYTAQSLQKPWYIGNALCITCYSITHITIVHALRVLGNHDYTGNALAQQDPAIREVDSRYLAIAKSFIVNSEIADFFLVDTSPFYLKYWNSSKYDWRNVAPRDTYIETLLKDLDDALTQSEAPWKIVVGHHPISSGCEHGNTTELQQLLRPILEARGADMYVNGHDHCLQHISSRNSPVQFMTSGGGSKAWAGKFKTTSDKIEFIYDGQGFMSMQLSKTEAHLVFYDVAGNVLHTYDSSKTEDDDEH